Proteins from a single region of Streptomyces griseiscabiei:
- a CDS encoding PadR family transcriptional regulator, which produces MSTRHILLGLLAGGPSHGYDLKRRHDERFPQARPLAYGQVYTTLQRLVRDGLAEIDGTEAEGGPERTMYRSTDEGAHELAEWAGQITPPAPFVTNEIFAKLVVSILAGGDPAACLRAQRTAHMARMRELTAVKTAPGADLATVLAADYALNHLDADLRWMNTTAARLTTLTAEVDTA; this is translated from the coding sequence ATGAGCACTCGTCACATCCTGTTGGGGCTGCTCGCCGGTGGGCCGAGCCATGGCTACGACCTCAAGCGACGGCACGACGAACGCTTTCCGCAGGCCCGCCCGCTGGCCTACGGACAGGTCTACACGACCCTGCAGCGGCTGGTCCGCGACGGGCTGGCCGAGATCGACGGCACCGAGGCGGAGGGGGGTCCGGAGCGGACGATGTACCGCTCGACGGACGAAGGGGCACACGAACTGGCCGAATGGGCCGGGCAGATCACACCGCCCGCGCCGTTCGTGACCAACGAGATCTTCGCCAAGCTCGTCGTCTCGATCCTGGCCGGCGGCGATCCGGCCGCCTGTCTCCGGGCGCAGCGCACGGCGCACATGGCGCGCATGCGTGAGCTGACCGCCGTGAAGACCGCGCCGGGAGCCGACCTGGCGACCGTGCTCGCGGCGGACTACGCCCTCAACCATCTCGACGCCGATCTGCGCTGGATGAACACCACCGCGGCCCGGCTGACCACCCTGACCGCGGAGGTCGACACAGCATGA
- a CDS encoding TetR/AcrR family transcriptional regulator, translating into MTGTEPAPPSPLSPPAPAAPTPRRSDATRQAILRAARERFAADGYDRATIRAIARDARIDPSMVMRYYGSKEGLYAAALDVDLRLPDPDGYDARDVGRVLVSHFLDLWEENEMLTAMLRVGATNEAGAERMQGVFRDQLLPLARRVCPDPEEAPTRAALCSSQVLGLALARYVLRFRPAVALSREEIVEWLGPTVQRYLTAPRP; encoded by the coding sequence ATGACCGGAACGGAACCCGCGCCGCCCTCGCCCCTCTCACCTCCCGCCCCTGCCGCGCCGACGCCCCGCCGCTCCGACGCCACCCGGCAGGCGATCCTCCGGGCCGCGCGGGAGCGGTTCGCGGCCGACGGGTACGACCGGGCCACCATCCGGGCGATCGCCAGGGACGCGCGGATCGATCCGTCGATGGTCATGCGGTACTACGGCTCGAAGGAGGGCCTGTACGCGGCGGCCCTCGACGTCGATCTGCGGCTGCCGGACCCGGACGGGTACGACGCGCGGGACGTGGGCCGGGTGCTGGTGAGCCACTTCCTCGACCTCTGGGAGGAGAACGAGATGCTCACCGCGATGCTCCGGGTCGGCGCGACCAACGAGGCGGGCGCGGAACGGATGCAGGGCGTCTTCCGGGACCAGTTGCTGCCGCTCGCCCGGCGGGTGTGCCCCGACCCCGAGGAGGCTCCGACGCGGGCGGCGCTGTGTTCGTCACAGGTGCTGGGGCTGGCGCTGGCGCGCTATGTGCTGCGGTTCCGGCCGGCCGTCGCGCTGAGCCGCGAGGAGATCGTGGAGTGGCTGGGGCCGACGGTGCAGCGGTATCTCACGGCGCCGCGGCCGTAG
- a CDS encoding ABC transporter ATP-binding protein, which produces MSEKNTGPLPLLAARGLVKEHGRTRALRGASVELGAGEILAVTGASGSGKSTLLHCLAGIVRPDGGSLTYSGQRLDQLSEKRLSELRRTDFGVVFQFGQLIPELTAVDNVALPLLLAGTARPEARERAAAWLERFGVRGQEEQRPGELSGGQAQRVSLARALVTAPKVVFADEPTGALDSLAGEQVMTALTHVARESGTAVLLITHDAQTAAYADREVTLKDGVVVSEADASLEVSR; this is translated from the coding sequence ATGAGCGAGAAGAACACCGGCCCACTGCCGCTGCTCGCGGCCCGGGGGCTCGTCAAGGAACACGGCAGGACGCGGGCGCTGCGCGGCGCCTCGGTGGAGCTGGGTGCGGGCGAGATCCTCGCCGTCACCGGGGCGAGCGGCAGCGGGAAGTCCACGTTGCTGCACTGCCTCGCGGGCATCGTGCGACCGGACGGGGGCTCGCTGACGTACTCGGGGCAGCGGCTCGACCAACTGTCCGAGAAACGGCTCAGCGAGCTGCGCAGGACGGACTTCGGAGTCGTCTTCCAGTTCGGGCAGCTGATACCGGAGCTGACGGCCGTCGACAATGTCGCGCTGCCGCTGCTGCTGGCCGGCACGGCCCGCCCGGAGGCGCGGGAGCGGGCCGCTGCGTGGCTGGAGCGGTTCGGCGTGCGCGGGCAGGAGGAGCAGCGGCCCGGCGAGCTGAGCGGCGGTCAGGCGCAGCGGGTGTCGCTGGCGCGGGCCCTGGTGACCGCGCCGAAGGTGGTGTTCGCGGACGAGCCGACCGGGGCGCTGGACTCGCTGGCGGGCGAGCAGGTGATGACGGCCCTGACGCATGTGGCCCGGGAGTCCGGTACGGCGGTGCTGCTGATCACGCACGACGCGCAGACGGCGGCGTACGCGGACCGCGAGGTCACGCTGAAGGACGGGGTCGTGGTGTCGGAGGCGGACGCGTCGCTGGAGGTGTCCCGGTGA
- the malQ gene encoding 4-alpha-glucanotransferase, translating into MHEDPGGSGPVPGTPLARLAALHGVATSYSPSPDRTVAASDGAVVAALAALDVDASTPEAVTAALTARERQLDARLLPPTVVRWADGEPPAALTALPDGTRLRIETERGEHVETGPGELRSRLDDLPPGVHALRATAPDGRTADAHLVVAPARLPAPPGRTYGLLVQLYSLLSRRSWGMGDLGDLAELTAWAGRALGAGFVQVNPLHAAVPGAPTDPSPYRPSSRRYPDPVHLRVEDIHEYPYAPTPDALRERAARLREAVLDKGELIDRDAVWDLKREALEQVRAVELGPGRRAAYWDFLADEGEALEDHATWCALAEVHGSDWHRWPAGLRDPRSTETARARGELMDRVDFHTRLAWLTDAQLGTAQRSARDAGMPIGLVHDLAVGVHPGGADAWAQQAYFAAGMSVGAPPDAFNSRGQDWGLPPWRPDRLAESGYAPYRHLLRALLRHAGALRIDHVMGLFRLWWVPQGQAPTEGTYVRYDADAMLAILVLEASRAGALVIGEDLGTVEPGVREALDTRGVLGTSVLWFERDWEGTGRPLPPERWRANCLATATTHDLPPTASRLTCDHVDLRHGLGLLTRSLEEERAEAAADAGEWLALLARLGLLNGAGGGISTTSEEDRIQALHRFLLRTPARMIGLWLPDTLGDRRPQNLPGTWDQYPNWRLPIADAAGRPVTLEELAASPRLYALVDVLRGGAQ; encoded by the coding sequence ATGCACGAAGATCCAGGGGGTTCGGGCCCGGTGCCCGGCACCCCGCTGGCCCGGCTCGCCGCACTGCACGGCGTCGCCACCTCCTACAGCCCCTCCCCGGACCGTACGGTCGCGGCCTCGGACGGCGCGGTCGTGGCCGCCCTCGCCGCGCTCGACGTCGACGCGAGCACCCCGGAGGCCGTCACCGCCGCCCTCACGGCACGCGAACGACAGCTGGACGCACGGCTGCTGCCGCCGACCGTGGTCCGCTGGGCCGACGGTGAGCCGCCCGCCGCGCTGACCGCCCTCCCGGACGGCACCCGGCTGCGGATCGAGACCGAGCGGGGCGAACACGTCGAGACCGGCCCGGGCGAACTCCGCTCCCGCCTCGACGACCTGCCCCCGGGCGTCCACGCCCTGCGCGCCACCGCCCCCGACGGCCGTACCGCCGACGCCCATCTCGTCGTGGCCCCGGCCCGGCTGCCCGCCCCGCCCGGCCGCACCTACGGCCTCCTCGTCCAGCTCTACTCCCTCCTCTCGCGCCGCAGCTGGGGCATGGGGGACCTCGGCGACCTCGCCGAACTCACCGCCTGGGCGGGCCGCGCCCTCGGCGCCGGATTCGTCCAGGTCAACCCGTTGCACGCGGCCGTACCCGGCGCCCCCACCGACCCCTCCCCGTACCGGCCCTCCTCCCGCCGCTATCCGGACCCGGTCCACCTGCGCGTCGAGGACATCCACGAGTACCCGTACGCCCCCACCCCGGACGCCCTGCGGGAGAGGGCCGCGCGCCTGCGGGAAGCCGTTCTGGACAAGGGCGAGCTGATCGACCGGGACGCGGTCTGGGACCTCAAGCGCGAGGCGCTGGAGCAGGTGCGCGCCGTGGAACTCGGCCCCGGGCGGCGGGCCGCCTACTGGGACTTCCTCGCCGACGAGGGCGAGGCACTGGAGGACCACGCCACCTGGTGCGCCCTCGCCGAGGTGCACGGCTCCGACTGGCACCGCTGGCCCGCCGGTCTGCGCGACCCGCGCTCCACCGAGACCGCCCGCGCCCGGGGCGAGCTGATGGACCGTGTCGACTTCCACACCCGGCTGGCCTGGCTGACCGACGCCCAGCTCGGCACCGCGCAGCGCTCCGCGCGCGACGCGGGCATGCCGATCGGGCTCGTCCACGACCTCGCCGTCGGCGTCCACCCCGGCGGCGCCGACGCCTGGGCGCAGCAGGCGTACTTCGCGGCCGGCATGTCCGTCGGCGCGCCCCCCGACGCCTTCAACTCCCGAGGCCAGGACTGGGGTCTGCCTCCCTGGCGCCCCGACCGCCTCGCCGAGTCCGGATACGCCCCCTACCGCCACCTCCTGCGCGCCCTCCTGCGCCATGCGGGCGCCCTCCGCATCGACCACGTCATGGGCCTGTTCCGCCTCTGGTGGGTCCCGCAGGGACAGGCCCCCACCGAGGGCACCTACGTCCGCTACGACGCCGACGCCATGCTCGCGATCCTGGTCCTGGAGGCGTCCCGGGCCGGCGCCCTGGTGATCGGCGAGGACCTCGGCACGGTCGAGCCGGGGGTCCGTGAGGCCCTCGACACGCGCGGGGTGCTGGGCACGTCCGTGCTGTGGTTCGAGCGCGACTGGGAGGGCACGGGCCGCCCTCTCCCGCCCGAGCGCTGGCGGGCGAACTGTCTCGCCACCGCCACCACCCACGACCTCCCGCCCACCGCCTCCCGGCTCACCTGCGACCACGTCGACCTCCGGCACGGGCTGGGGCTGCTCACCCGTTCGCTGGAGGAGGAGCGGGCGGAGGCGGCGGCCGACGCGGGGGAGTGGCTGGCGCTGCTGGCGCGGCTGGGGCTGCTGAACGGGGCGGGCGGTGGTATCTCCACGACGTCCGAGGAGGACCGGATCCAGGCCCTCCACCGCTTTCTGCTGCGGACCCCGGCCCGGATGATCGGGCTCTGGCTCCCCGACACCCTCGGTGACCGGCGGCCGCAGAACCTTCCCGGCACGTGGGATCAGTATCCGAACTGGCGGCTCCCGATCGCGGACGCGGCGGGGCGTCCCGTGACGCTGGAGGAGCTGGCGGCGTCGCCCCGGTTGTACGCGCTGGTGGATGTGTTGCGAGGGGGCGCCCAGTAG
- a CDS encoding ROK family transcriptional regulator, protein MNDRAALDLLLEHGPLSRTRLGKLTGLSKPTASQLLARLEAAGLVKATGTGTDGTGPDTPGAGRPGPNAQLYAVDPTAAYAAGLDVTPERVLAAVADITGRTVGEHAVPTPGRRPAEPVVRQVTAALDGAVKAAGLVRSDVHRLVIGTPGAFDPGTGRLRYASHLPGWHSPALLGELAAALPMPVEYENDVNLAALAEQRLGAARGHEDFVLLWNEGGLGAAVVLGGRLHRGFTGGAGEVGFLPVPGVPLVRQVTKANSGGYQELAGSQIIPRLARELGITPIPEGPYAEVATALVARAAADIDSGAHRQLLATYATGLATGIASLVAVLDPELVVLSGTALTAGGEPLRALVEAELAELAASRPRLVLGDVREHPVLRGALESALAATRDEVFDTLTLR, encoded by the coding sequence ATGAACGACCGTGCCGCACTCGACCTGCTGCTGGAGCACGGGCCGCTCTCCCGGACCCGGCTCGGCAAGCTGACGGGGCTGTCCAAGCCGACGGCCTCCCAGCTCCTGGCCCGCCTCGAAGCCGCCGGACTCGTGAAAGCCACGGGCACCGGCACGGACGGCACCGGCCCCGACACCCCGGGCGCGGGCCGACCCGGCCCCAACGCCCAGCTCTACGCGGTCGACCCGACCGCCGCGTACGCCGCAGGCCTCGACGTCACCCCCGAACGCGTGCTGGCCGCCGTCGCCGACATCACCGGCCGCACGGTCGGCGAGCACGCCGTCCCCACCCCCGGACGACGCCCCGCCGAACCCGTCGTACGGCAGGTCACCGCCGCCCTCGACGGGGCCGTCAAGGCCGCCGGACTCGTCCGCTCCGACGTACACCGTCTGGTCATCGGCACACCCGGCGCCTTCGACCCGGGCACCGGGCGGCTGCGCTACGCCTCGCACCTGCCGGGCTGGCACTCCCCCGCCCTCCTCGGCGAACTCGCCGCCGCACTGCCGATGCCGGTGGAGTACGAGAACGACGTGAACCTCGCCGCGCTGGCCGAACAACGGCTCGGCGCGGCCCGGGGCCACGAGGACTTCGTCCTGCTGTGGAACGAGGGCGGTCTCGGCGCGGCCGTGGTCCTGGGCGGCCGGCTGCACCGGGGGTTCACCGGCGGCGCGGGCGAGGTCGGCTTCCTGCCGGTGCCCGGTGTGCCGCTGGTCCGCCAGGTCACCAAGGCGAACAGCGGGGGCTATCAGGAGCTCGCCGGTTCGCAGATCATCCCCCGGCTCGCCCGTGAGCTGGGGATCACCCCGATCCCGGAGGGGCCCTACGCCGAGGTCGCGACGGCGCTCGTGGCCCGTGCCGCCGCCGACATCGACTCCGGGGCCCACCGTCAACTTCTGGCCACGTACGCCACGGGGCTCGCGACAGGTATCGCGTCGCTCGTGGCCGTACTCGATCCCGAACTCGTCGTCCTCAGCGGTACGGCGCTGACCGCCGGCGGCGAGCCGCTGCGGGCGCTCGTCGAGGCCGAGCTGGCGGAGCTGGCGGCCTCCCGGCCACGGCTCGTGCTCGGTGACGTACGTGAACACCCTGTGCTGCGGGGCGCGTTGGAGAGCGCGCTCGCGGCGACGCGTGACGAGGTCTTCGACACGCTGACGCTCCGCTGA
- a CDS encoding HNH endonuclease yields MPHVLVLNASYEPLGVVPLRRALVLVLENKAVSLEESGAYLHSATVTVPAPSVVRLKRFVRVPYRGPVPLTRRALFARDGGRCMYCGGVATSVDHVIPRSRGGKHVWDNVVASCRRCNHVKADRHLVEIGWRLRHKPAPPTGLAWRIIGTGHRDPRWLPYLQPFGADDALARIDGISA; encoded by the coding sequence GTGCCGCACGTCCTGGTCCTCAACGCGTCGTACGAGCCGCTCGGTGTCGTACCGCTCCGCCGCGCGCTCGTCCTCGTCCTGGAGAACAAGGCGGTCTCCCTGGAAGAATCCGGCGCCTATCTGCACAGCGCGACCGTCACAGTCCCCGCACCCAGCGTGGTCCGGCTCAAGCGATTCGTCCGGGTTCCCTATCGGGGGCCCGTTCCTCTGACCCGCCGGGCGCTGTTCGCCCGTGACGGGGGCCGGTGCATGTACTGCGGTGGCGTCGCAACCAGCGTCGACCACGTCATCCCGCGCAGCCGCGGGGGCAAGCACGTCTGGGACAACGTCGTCGCGTCGTGCCGCCGTTGCAACCATGTCAAGGCCGACCGCCATCTCGTCGAGATCGGCTGGCGGCTCCGCCACAAACCCGCTCCGCCCACCGGGCTGGCCTGGCGCATCATCGGCACGGGCCATAGGGACCCGCGCTGGCTGCCCTACCTGCAGCCGTTCGGCGCGGACGACGCGTTGGCCCGGATCGACGGCATCTCCGCCTGA
- a CDS encoding ABC transporter permease family protein — translation MKTLGNDLRLAVLLTRGSDRREWWRVALTALGAALACGFGMAAAALASLEGQHSIPFGSGLLNQPGERSGVIVALLLLLVPVLGFLGQCTRIGAVHRDRRLAGLRLAGASAAQVRRIAALETGVACLLGSLVAMLFFVLLVLSTWTPPVLAWAGVAVVALGVPVLGAVASVLALRRVVASPLGWVRRVRPGTGRGPGWVFLGAVGLVVLGALLAVVNTHRDMPGGKVGQAPLIVAGAVLAVGAGAVLLSGVVSLLTGRLLAGRTGNPAVLIAAERLRDDPWAAARTHAAVLMGVVVGSGFIGVRRALLTEIDRYDYLAERDDFYLAGLNFTAAAILVGFTITLCGLAVGTAESLATRRRGLAAQVATGVPYEVLGRALLLETALPLAPSVLVAGLGGTAIAVTYATALGDTLVVPYGAFLVPLAVYGACLLAAATSLPLLRRTVRPAELRYA, via the coding sequence CTGAAGACGCTGGGGAACGATCTCCGTCTCGCCGTTCTGCTGACCCGCGGGTCGGACCGGCGGGAGTGGTGGCGGGTGGCGCTGACTGCCCTCGGGGCGGCCCTGGCCTGCGGGTTCGGCATGGCCGCCGCCGCGCTGGCCTCGTTGGAGGGTCAGCACAGCATCCCGTTCGGCAGTGGTCTGCTGAACCAGCCCGGCGAGCGCTCCGGGGTGATCGTCGCCCTGCTGCTCCTGCTCGTCCCGGTGCTCGGGTTCCTCGGCCAGTGCACCCGGATCGGCGCCGTCCACCGCGACCGGCGGCTGGCCGGACTGCGGCTGGCCGGGGCCTCGGCGGCCCAGGTGCGGCGGATCGCGGCGCTGGAGACGGGGGTGGCCTGTCTGCTCGGCTCCCTGGTGGCCATGCTCTTCTTCGTGCTGCTCGTGCTGAGCACCTGGACCCCGCCCGTCCTGGCCTGGGCCGGTGTCGCCGTGGTGGCGCTCGGGGTGCCGGTGCTGGGCGCGGTCGCGAGCGTGCTGGCGCTGCGCCGGGTGGTGGCCTCGCCGCTGGGCTGGGTGCGCCGGGTGCGGCCGGGCACGGGACGCGGTCCCGGGTGGGTGTTCCTGGGCGCGGTGGGCCTGGTGGTGCTCGGGGCGCTGCTCGCCGTCGTCAACACCCACCGCGACATGCCCGGCGGCAAGGTCGGTCAGGCGCCACTGATCGTCGCCGGCGCGGTGCTCGCGGTGGGCGCGGGCGCGGTGCTGCTGTCCGGCGTGGTCTCGCTGCTCACCGGGCGGCTGCTGGCCGGGCGCACCGGGAACCCGGCGGTGCTGATCGCCGCCGAGCGGCTGCGCGACGACCCGTGGGCGGCGGCCCGTACCCATGCGGCCGTCCTCATGGGGGTCGTGGTCGGCAGCGGGTTCATCGGTGTGCGCCGGGCGCTGCTCACGGAGATCGACAGGTACGACTACCTGGCCGAGCGCGACGACTTCTACCTCGCGGGTCTGAACTTCACCGCCGCGGCCATCCTGGTCGGCTTCACCATCACCCTCTGCGGGCTGGCCGTCGGCACCGCCGAGTCGCTGGCCACCCGCCGCCGGGGCCTGGCCGCCCAGGTCGCCACCGGGGTGCCGTACGAGGTGCTGGGGCGGGCCCTGCTGCTGGAGACGGCCCTGCCACTGGCGCCGTCGGTGCTGGTCGCCGGTCTCGGCGGCACCGCGATCGCCGTCACCTACGCGACCGCCCTCGGCGACACCCTGGTCGTCCCGTACGGCGCCTTCCTGGTCCCGCTCGCGGTGTACGGCGCCTGCCTCCTGGCGGCGGCCACCTCGCTCCCCCTGCTGCGCCGCACGGTCCGCCCCGCGGAGCTGCGGTACGCGTAG
- a CDS encoding mechanosensitive ion channel family protein: protein MSSVSSLSLLLAASPSPSPSETSTTPAVPSLEDAQESATNAASWVEENWSTWLAIGLRVLLIVVIAAVLRVVVRRAITKLIDRMNRSVPGVEGGTLGGLLVNVERRRQRSQAIGSVLRSVASFLILGTAALMVLATFEINLAPLLASAGVAGVAIGFGARNLVTDFLSGVFMILEDQYGVGDTVDAGVASGEVIEVGLRVTKLRGDNGEIWYVRNGEVKRIGNLSQGWATAGVDVTVRHDEDLDKVRRTLLEVGEAMSKEDPWNELLWGPIEVLGLDDVLLDSMVVRVSAKTMPGKALTVERELRWRIKKAFDAADIRIVGGVPVLVAAEDADPAAGVSAPSVYANTTSPQSERATPIAPSGVPK from the coding sequence GTGTCGTCCGTTTCTTCCCTGTCCCTCCTGCTGGCCGCCTCGCCGTCGCCGTCTCCCTCCGAGACGTCGACGACGCCCGCCGTGCCGTCGCTGGAGGACGCACAGGAGAGCGCGACCAACGCCGCCAGCTGGGTCGAGGAGAACTGGTCCACCTGGCTGGCCATCGGTCTCCGCGTCCTGCTGATCGTGGTGATAGCGGCGGTGCTGAGAGTGGTGGTCCGGCGGGCGATCACCAAGCTCATAGACCGGATGAACCGCTCCGTCCCCGGCGTCGAGGGCGGCACCCTCGGCGGGCTGCTGGTCAACGTCGAGCGCCGCCGCCAGCGCTCCCAGGCCATCGGCTCGGTGCTGCGCTCGGTGGCGTCCTTCCTGATCCTGGGCACCGCCGCCCTGATGGTCCTCGCCACCTTCGAGATCAACCTCGCCCCGCTGCTGGCCTCCGCCGGTGTCGCGGGCGTCGCCATCGGTTTCGGCGCCCGGAACCTGGTCACGGACTTCCTCTCCGGCGTCTTCATGATCCTGGAGGACCAGTACGGCGTCGGCGACACCGTCGACGCGGGCGTCGCCTCCGGCGAGGTCATCGAGGTCGGCCTGCGCGTCACCAAGCTGCGCGGCGACAACGGCGAGATCTGGTACGTCCGCAACGGCGAGGTCAAGCGCATCGGCAACCTCTCCCAGGGCTGGGCCACCGCCGGCGTCGACGTCACCGTCCGTCACGACGAGGACCTCGACAAGGTCCGCCGCACCCTCCTGGAGGTCGGCGAGGCGATGAGCAAGGAGGACCCCTGGAACGAGCTGCTCTGGGGCCCCATCGAGGTCCTCGGCCTCGACGACGTCCTGCTCGACTCGATGGTCGTCCGGGTCTCCGCCAAGACCATGCCCGGCAAGGCCCTCACCGTCGAGCGCGAGCTGCGCTGGCGCATCAAGAAGGCCTTCGACGCCGCCGACATCCGCATCGTGGGCGGCGTCCCGGTCCTCGTCGCCGCCGAGGACGCCGACCCGGCGGCGGGCGTCTCGGCCCCGTCCGTCTACGCCAACACGACCTCGCCGCAGTCGGAACGGGCTACGCCGATCGCGCCTTCGGGGGTGCCGAAGTAG
- a CDS encoding FAD-dependent monooxygenase, with translation MQGESSERQVVVVGAGPTGLLLAGDLAAAGVPVTLVEKRGHRISNLSRAFVVHARTLEQLDARGLADALEAKGRPLDRISLFGRLSVRLDTLPSRFNHLLVIPQYEVERVLERRAVEAGVRFRYETEVTAIEQGAEAGDGAGADPGVVTVAVRTADGGTDRLTAAYVVGTDGHRSAVRTAIGLPFPGRSVIRSVVLADVRLDEEPEQVLTANAVGDAFAFIAPFGDGYHRVIGWHRGHDVPDTEPLGLDEVREITRLALGRDYGMRDARWMSRFHSDERQAPAYRVGRVLLAGDAAHVHTPAGGQGMNTGLQDAANLSWKLAAVLGGHADPALLDTYEAERHPVGRAVLRSSGGIVRLALAKSPWMLGLRAALTTLVDRVPPVRARAVGQVTGIGYRYAAPRGAHRLVGTRVPDVALTTGRLHESLRGGRFVLVTPPGLDHKGDRGDRLAVGHWTSDRRTTVLVRPDGYVAWAADDADRAATETALTTWLGAGGVS, from the coding sequence ATGCAGGGAGAGAGCAGCGAGCGCCAGGTCGTCGTCGTGGGCGCGGGCCCCACCGGACTGCTGCTGGCGGGCGACCTCGCCGCCGCGGGTGTCCCCGTCACCCTCGTCGAGAAGCGCGGTCACCGGATCAGCAACCTCTCCCGTGCCTTCGTCGTGCACGCCCGCACCCTGGAACAACTGGACGCGCGGGGCCTCGCCGACGCGCTGGAGGCCAAGGGGCGCCCCCTCGACCGCATCAGCCTCTTCGGCCGTCTCTCCGTACGCCTCGACACCCTCCCCTCCCGCTTCAACCACCTGCTGGTGATCCCGCAGTACGAGGTGGAGAGGGTCCTGGAGCGCCGGGCGGTGGAGGCCGGGGTGCGGTTCCGGTACGAGACGGAGGTGACGGCGATCGAGCAAGGTGCGGAGGCAGGGGACGGCGCGGGCGCGGACCCGGGCGTCGTCACGGTCGCCGTCCGGACCGCGGACGGCGGGACGGACCGGCTGACCGCCGCGTACGTCGTCGGGACGGACGGGCACCGCAGCGCGGTCCGTACGGCGATCGGGCTGCCGTTCCCGGGGAGGTCGGTCATCCGTTCGGTGGTCCTCGCGGACGTACGGCTCGACGAGGAACCCGAGCAGGTCCTCACCGCGAACGCCGTCGGCGACGCCTTCGCCTTCATCGCGCCCTTCGGCGACGGCTACCACCGGGTCATCGGCTGGCACCGGGGCCACGACGTCCCCGACACCGAGCCGCTCGGCCTCGACGAGGTCAGGGAGATCACCAGGCTCGCGCTCGGCCGTGACTACGGCATGCGCGACGCCCGCTGGATGTCCCGCTTCCACAGCGACGAGCGCCAGGCCCCCGCGTACCGCGTCGGTCGCGTCCTGCTCGCCGGTGACGCCGCCCATGTCCACACCCCGGCCGGCGGCCAGGGCATGAACACCGGCCTCCAGGACGCCGCGAACCTGAGCTGGAAGCTCGCCGCCGTCCTCGGCGGACACGCGGACCCCGCCCTCCTCGACACCTACGAGGCCGAACGCCACCCCGTCGGCAGGGCCGTGCTCCGCAGCAGCGGGGGCATCGTCCGCCTCGCCCTCGCCAAGTCCCCCTGGATGCTGGGGCTCCGGGCCGCCCTCACCACCCTCGTCGACCGGGTCCCCCCGGTCCGCGCCCGTGCGGTCGGTCAGGTCACCGGCATCGGCTACCGGTACGCGGCACCGCGCGGCGCCCACCGCCTGGTCGGCACCCGTGTCCCGGACGTCGCCCTCACCACCGGCCGCCTCCACGAGTCCCTGCGCGGCGGACGCTTCGTCCTCGTCACCCCGCCTGGCCTGGACCACAAGGGTGACCGGGGGGACCGCCTCGCCGTCGGACACTGGACGAGTGACCGCCGTACGACCGTGCTGGTCCGGCCCGACGGCTATGTGGCCTGGGCGGCGGACGACGCCGACCGCGCCGCCACCGAGACGGCGCTGACCACGTGGCTGGGCGCCGGGGGCGTGTCCTAG